The following proteins are co-located in the Spirosoma montaniterrae genome:
- a CDS encoding complex I subunit 4 family protein, which yields MLLSLLIFLPLAGSLLIALLPDNQANLFRAVALAVTVAELVLAGLAWAAFDPTFSGYQLLRQTDWITLSLGSLGTASIDYIVGVDGISLPLVVLSAVVMLVGVVSSWNLTHRLKAYFSLYLLLTGTIMGCFVALDFFLFFLFFEFMLLPMYFLIGLWGGPRREYASIKFFLYTLAGSLLILLVMIGLYLSVMDPVGTAVTLGFVNDPLAVTDEILLLVQNHVQSGQINPAQVVHTFDMRFLADGRNYLPNAFLNPAAEPIVLGLPARMLAFWVVFIGFAIKLPIVPLHTWLPDAHVEAPTPVSVVLAGVLLKIGGYGFLRIAWNFFPDGAAEYAQSLALLGVLSIAYGGLNALAQTDIKKMIAYSSVSHMGFVLLGVASLTAEGINGAVYQMVSHGVLSAMLFLLTGVLYDRTHDRRIDSYRGLMQPMPLFATLTAVAFFGSLGLPGFSGFVGELFTLMGSFQSEWLPGWLTVLATSGILLAAAYFLWTLQRMFFGPLWSRHDLSTLTDLSLREKLMLVPLAAMTLALGLFPNLIFNLTGATVAQWLVKFSVE from the coding sequence ATGCTGCTTTCGTTACTTATCTTTCTGCCGCTGGCGGGTTCGTTGTTGATTGCACTTTTGCCCGATAATCAGGCCAACTTGTTTCGAGCGGTTGCGCTGGCCGTGACAGTGGCCGAACTGGTGCTGGCCGGGCTGGCCTGGGCCGCATTCGACCCTACTTTTTCGGGCTATCAACTGCTTCGGCAAACCGACTGGATCACGCTCTCGCTGGGAAGCCTCGGCACGGCGTCGATTGACTATATTGTGGGGGTCGATGGCATCAGCCTGCCGTTGGTGGTGCTGTCGGCGGTGGTGATGCTGGTGGGCGTCGTGTCGTCGTGGAACCTGACGCACCGCCTGAAAGCGTATTTCTCGCTCTATCTGCTGCTGACTGGTACGATCATGGGCTGTTTCGTGGCACTCGATTTCTTCCTGTTTTTCCTGTTTTTCGAGTTCATGCTCCTGCCGATGTATTTCCTGATCGGCCTGTGGGGTGGGCCGCGCCGGGAGTATGCATCCATCAAGTTTTTTCTCTATACGCTGGCGGGTTCGTTACTGATTCTGCTGGTTATGATCGGGTTATATCTGTCTGTGATGGACCCGGTTGGCACGGCGGTTACGCTGGGCTTCGTAAACGACCCGCTGGCCGTAACAGACGAAATACTGCTATTGGTACAGAACCACGTCCAGAGCGGACAAATCAATCCGGCGCAGGTGGTACATACGTTCGATATGCGTTTTCTGGCCGATGGCCGGAACTACCTGCCGAACGCTTTTCTAAACCCCGCTGCCGAACCGATAGTGCTCGGTTTACCCGCCCGAATGCTGGCGTTCTGGGTAGTGTTTATCGGTTTTGCCATCAAACTGCCCATCGTACCGCTGCATACGTGGTTGCCCGACGCACACGTTGAAGCCCCTACGCCCGTGTCGGTAGTGCTGGCCGGGGTGTTGCTCAAAATCGGTGGCTACGGCTTCCTGCGAATTGCCTGGAATTTCTTCCCCGACGGAGCCGCCGAATACGCCCAATCGTTAGCCCTGCTGGGCGTGCTGTCGATAGCCTATGGCGGGCTAAACGCATTGGCACAGACCGACATCAAGAAAATGATTGCCTACTCGTCGGTGTCGCACATGGGATTTGTGTTGCTGGGCGTGGCTTCGCTCACGGCGGAGGGTATCAATGGAGCCGTTTATCAGATGGTTAGCCACGGTGTGCTGTCGGCTATGTTGTTTCTTCTGACGGGCGTACTCTACGACCGCACCCACGACCGGCGCATCGATTCATACCGGGGGCTGATGCAGCCGATGCCGCTCTTTGCCACGCTTACGGCAGTGGCTTTTTTCGGCTCGCTGGGTCTGCCCGGTTTTTCGGGTTTTGTGGGCGAACTATTTACGCTCATGGGGAGCTTCCAGTCAGAGTGGTTGCCGGGCTGGCTAACGGTGCTGGCTACGTCGGGCATATTGCTGGCGGCTGCGTATTTTCTCTGGACGCTCCAACGGATGTTTTTTGGCCCCCTCTGGAGCCGTCACGACCTATCGACACTGACCGATCTGAGCCTGCGCGAAAAGCTGATGCTCGTTCCGCTGGCTGCGATGACCCTTGCGCTGGGCCTGTTCCCCAACCTGATTTTCAACCTGACCGGTGCCACCGTAGCGCAGTGGTTAGTAAAATTCTCGGTGGAGTGA
- a CDS encoding cellulose synthase family protein, with amino-acid sequence MEVLVLILYGLALLLLFLYNCGQLSLIIIYLRSKQKRRSAIRIADVARPDTLPRVTVQLPIYNELYVVERLVDAVVKLNYPKDKLDIQVLDDSTDETAAILAAKVAEYQQQGFAIEHVRRPERNGFKAGALGYGLTFAKGEFIAIFDADFVPDPQFLLNTIPHFSDPKVAIVQTRWEHLNEDFSLLTQLQAFGLNAHFTIEQSGRYAADFLANFNGTGGVWRKTAIADAGGWQSDTLTEDLDLSYRAQLRGWKFVYREDVGSPAELPVAMNALKSQQYRWMKGAAECARKLFVKVLKTPGVSPAIKLHAFFHLFSSATFILVLILGVMSVPLIYIRSRHPEWEWAFYVINLFQFNLLILISFYGIPFWLLKRESPAKLAWYFPMYSSLMMGLSLHNTIAVIEGYVGRKTPFVRTPKFNVTTAKDSWAANKYISRRVSWLTIVEAGLALYFLGGLALAFYVHDFRMFFLHIMLMVGFGMVAGYSLIHAARRPAVA; translated from the coding sequence ATGGAAGTTTTGGTACTTATATTATACGGGCTGGCCCTGCTGCTGCTGTTTCTCTATAACTGCGGTCAGTTAAGCCTAATTATCATTTATTTACGGTCGAAACAGAAACGGCGGTCAGCTATACGCATCGCCGATGTGGCCCGGCCCGACACGCTGCCCCGCGTTACGGTTCAGTTGCCCATTTACAACGAGTTGTATGTAGTAGAACGACTTGTCGATGCTGTAGTAAAGCTGAACTACCCGAAAGACAAGCTCGATATTCAGGTATTGGACGACTCGACCGATGAAACGGCAGCCATTTTAGCGGCCAAAGTAGCTGAGTACCAGCAGCAGGGCTTCGCCATCGAACACGTCCGGCGACCCGAACGCAACGGGTTTAAAGCGGGCGCGCTGGGCTACGGGCTGACCTTTGCCAAAGGTGAGTTCATTGCCATTTTCGACGCCGACTTCGTGCCTGACCCGCAGTTTTTGCTGAACACCATTCCGCACTTCAGCGACCCGAAAGTGGCTATCGTTCAAACGCGCTGGGAGCACCTGAACGAAGATTTTTCGCTGCTGACTCAGTTGCAGGCATTTGGCCTGAATGCTCACTTCACCATCGAGCAGAGTGGGCGGTACGCGGCTGATTTTCTGGCGAATTTCAATGGAACGGGCGGTGTATGGCGAAAAACGGCCATTGCCGACGCCGGTGGCTGGCAGAGCGACACGCTCACCGAAGACCTTGACCTTAGCTATCGGGCGCAGCTTCGCGGCTGGAAGTTCGTATACCGCGAAGACGTTGGCTCTCCCGCCGAACTACCCGTTGCGATGAACGCGCTCAAATCGCAGCAATATCGCTGGATGAAAGGCGCGGCAGAATGTGCTCGCAAGCTATTTGTGAAGGTGCTGAAAACGCCCGGCGTGTCGCCTGCGATAAAACTTCATGCCTTTTTTCACCTCTTCAGCAGTGCCACGTTTATTTTAGTGCTGATTCTGGGCGTGATGAGCGTACCGCTGATTTACATTCGCAGCCGCCATCCCGAATGGGAATGGGCCTTTTACGTTATCAATCTGTTTCAGTTTAACCTGTTGATTCTCATTTCGTTCTACGGCATTCCATTCTGGCTGCTGAAACGCGAAAGTCCTGCCAAGTTAGCCTGGTATTTTCCGATGTATTCGTCGCTGATGATGGGGCTATCGCTGCATAACACCATTGCTGTTATCGAGGGATACGTAGGCCGCAAAACGCCTTTTGTGCGAACGCCGAAATTCAACGTAACAACAGCGAAAGACAGTTGGGCCGCCAACAAGTACATCAGCCGTCGGGTTAGCTGGCTGACCATCGTTGAAGCGGGGCTGGCGTTGTATTTCCTGGGTGGGCTGGCACTGGCGTTCTATGTTCACGACTTCCGCATGTTTTTCCTGCACATCATGCTCATGGTTGGCTTCGGCATGGTGGCAGGGTATTCGCTCATTCACGCGGCCCGGCGTCCGGCAGTGGCGTAA
- a CDS encoding NADH-quinone oxidoreductase subunit J: MVQLAFYGFSALTLLGAVAVLLTRNVMYAAFSLLLTLLGVAGLFVLASADFLAVAQLMIYVGGVLVLVIFGVMLTHKPDSRTNGGSQTPNRIPVLNRSNAFGGWAVGFLVAGGLFVAFYTLIARSSFALLTRPVGWESTVNAVGRQLMTEYIVPFEIIGILLLAALVGTTYLASVKKA, translated from the coding sequence ATGGTTCAGCTTGCTTTTTACGGATTTTCGGCTCTTACGCTACTGGGGGCAGTTGCGGTGCTGCTCACGCGCAACGTGATGTATGCCGCTTTTTCGCTATTGCTGACGTTGCTGGGCGTAGCCGGTCTGTTTGTATTGGCAAGTGCCGATTTTCTGGCCGTAGCGCAGCTTATGATTTACGTGGGGGGCGTGTTGGTGCTGGTTATTTTCGGCGTGATGCTAACCCACAAACCTGATTCGAGGACCAACGGGGGCAGCCAGACACCGAACCGGATTCCGGTGCTGAACCGATCAAACGCCTTTGGCGGCTGGGCCGTGGGATTTCTCGTTGCGGGCGGGCTGTTTGTGGCTTTTTATACGCTGATCGCCCGGTCGTCGTTTGCATTACTGACCCGGCCCGTTGGGTGGGAAAGCACCGTCAATGCAGTAGGGCGTCAGTTGATGACAGAATATATTGTCCCGTTTGAAATTATTGGTATCCTGTTGCTGGCAGCTTTGGTGGGGACTACCTATCTGGCAAGCGTAAAAAAAGCGTAA
- the nuoK gene encoding NADH-quinone oxidoreductase subunit NuoK: MQPVESHYFLIVGAALFSIGLAVVLLKRHAIVVLMGIELMLNAVNINLVAFSQYDPDRIQGQMLALFVMVVAAAESAVALAIVLQVYRHFRSVQVDDLNELQQ, from the coding sequence ATGCAACCTGTTGAAAGTCACTATTTTCTGATTGTTGGTGCTGCACTGTTCAGCATTGGGCTTGCCGTTGTGCTGCTTAAACGCCACGCCATTGTGGTGTTAATGGGTATCGAGTTGATGCTCAATGCCGTTAACATTAATCTCGTTGCGTTCAGCCAATATGATCCCGACCGTATTCAGGGGCAGATGCTGGCTCTGTTCGTCATGGTTGTGGCTGCTGCCGAATCTGCCGTGGCACTGGCAATTGTATTGCAGGTTTACCGGCATTTCCGCAGTGTTCAGGTAGACGATTTAAACGAGCTACAACAGTGA
- a CDS encoding phytanoyl-CoA dioxygenase family protein, which yields MTTSAIPNLPWTESPFFHQELQKSGLDPVTAEQVRRYAEDGYLIFDPHIDESVLNDALKGVQPLYGNDLRKQDAWQTVPAIRQIATAPHIMEMLRVLYRREPIPFQTLNFPVGTQQRTHSDSIHFNSIPQRFMCGVWVALEDVRDDNGPLHYYPGSHKLPFYDLIDMGLKGSEAQTVDEIYGGTYKRYEERLEEIIQAHGLKKATLNIPKGKAIIWSSNLLHGGEKILTPGSTRHSQVTHYFFEDCVYYTPLRSDITIDKLYLRKITNIVTGQPVDNKYFSQPLPVEGEGYPKRYTIPASVRRFGRYVPSFLVKMLKR from the coding sequence ATGACAACATCAGCTATCCCCAACCTCCCCTGGACCGAATCGCCTTTTTTTCATCAGGAATTACAAAAATCGGGCCTTGATCCCGTTACAGCCGAGCAGGTACGTCGTTATGCAGAAGATGGCTACCTGATTTTCGATCCTCACATTGACGAATCAGTTCTCAATGATGCGCTGAAGGGTGTGCAGCCGCTCTATGGCAATGACCTTCGTAAGCAGGATGCCTGGCAAACGGTTCCGGCGATACGGCAGATTGCTACAGCACCCCACATTATGGAGATGCTTCGGGTGCTTTATCGTCGGGAGCCGATCCCGTTTCAGACACTTAATTTCCCCGTTGGTACTCAGCAACGCACACACTCTGATTCAATTCATTTTAACTCCATTCCGCAACGATTTATGTGTGGCGTATGGGTTGCGCTTGAAGACGTTCGCGACGACAACGGCCCGCTGCACTACTACCCCGGTAGCCACAAACTGCCCTTCTATGACCTGATCGATATGGGTCTGAAAGGTTCCGAGGCCCAAACAGTCGACGAAATATACGGTGGCACGTACAAACGATATGAAGAGCGGCTCGAAGAGATAATTCAGGCACACGGACTGAAGAAGGCTACGCTGAATATACCCAAAGGCAAAGCCATTATCTGGTCGTCGAACTTGTTGCACGGGGGCGAAAAAATTCTGACGCCCGGTTCCACCCGTCATAGTCAGGTGACACACTACTTTTTCGAGGACTGTGTTTATTACACGCCCCTGCGCTCAGACATTACCATCGACAAACTGTATCTGCGCAAAATCACGAATATCGTTACAGGCCAGCCAGTCGATAACAAGTATTTCAGCCAGCCACTGCCCGTCGAAGGCGAAGGCTATCCCAAACGCTATACAATCCCGGCATCGGTTCGGCGGTTTGGCCGGTATGTACCTTCGTTTTTGGTAAAGATGCTAAAACGCTAA
- a CDS encoding 2OG-Fe(II) oxygenase yields the protein MNPLFEPIIDGILTDGYGIADAFLSPGETTALADQLHRRKEAGQFRSAGVGNQQVMVEKAIRGDEIVWLDEATAAPAEATFLQRIGAFVEYINQTCYLGLRDYEFHYALYPPGTFYKRHLDQFRSDSRRKLSVICYLNSNWQPTDGGQLALYLPNPGGIEHTVTVEPVGGRLICFESGRLEHEVLPATRDRLSLTGWLKV from the coding sequence GTGAACCCGCTCTTTGAACCCATTATCGATGGCATTCTGACAGACGGTTACGGTATAGCCGACGCGTTTTTGTCGCCCGGTGAAACGACCGCCCTGGCCGATCAATTGCACCGACGCAAAGAAGCCGGGCAGTTTCGGTCGGCAGGCGTTGGAAATCAGCAGGTAATGGTCGAAAAAGCGATTCGGGGCGACGAAATAGTATGGCTTGATGAGGCCACAGCCGCACCTGCCGAAGCCACTTTTCTGCAACGCATTGGCGCATTTGTCGAGTATATAAACCAAACGTGCTACCTCGGCCTGCGCGATTATGAATTTCACTACGCCCTGTATCCGCCCGGCACGTTCTACAAACGCCACCTCGATCAGTTCCGCAGCGACTCGCGCCGGAAACTGTCGGTCATCTGCTACCTCAACAGCAACTGGCAACCTACCGATGGGGGGCAATTGGCACTTTACCTACCCAACCCCGGCGGCATCGAACATACCGTTACGGTCGAACCTGTTGGCGGGCGGTTGATCTGCTTCGAAAGTGGGCGGCTCGAACACGAAGTGTTGCCCGCCACCCGCGACCGCCTGAGCCTGACGGGCTGGCTGAAAGTTTGA
- a CDS encoding NADH-quinone oxidoreductase subunit L: MLTIVLLLPFAGFLVLLALRQRMTGGIAILLTGIGLIASFWLAVNLPSVPAVFRADWATVSGLSFPVSFRLDRLAGLMLVLVHFVALLVQIYSLSYVEKTDSRSRYFSHLHLFVGAMLGIVVAGNLLVLYAFWELVGLASYLLIGYYTERPAANQAATKAFLMNRVGDMGFLMGIFLTYYYYDTLDLTTLSDTGIYAVPPTAVGLCLFMGCVGKSAQFPLLTWLPDAMEGPTPVSALLHAATMVAAGIFLLARIFPLLSPTALLVVTAVGTITTLWGGYSALFQTDIKRVLAFSTVSQLGLMVAAVGTGNVGGAMFHLLTHAFFKAGLFLGAGSVIHAVHTQNMRHMGGLRRLMPVTFVCYTVCAAALAGVPLLSGFLSKEVILAGAFLWPVRAGLSGAALVVPVLLLLSSGLTALYMTRQWRLIFFGEYRNETVLPTQVHEPGWPMRGPVVVLAVLSIAFWFSLNPFSAAGSWAINWLPEWSEAHVVWLAPVSVGLVLVSGWLGFRLREPAYTRLFVQFSVHYGFLDQVYQRVFIKPVFRLAAWLNRTDQRVVDGAVNGLGISGVVLAHMAHAFDRYGVDGVVNGAAWLAGWLGRLTRSVQNGRVQSYITAAVVGLLIVLWWIL; encoded by the coding sequence GTGTTAACGATCGTTTTGTTGCTGCCCTTCGCCGGTTTTCTGGTGCTGTTGGCATTGAGGCAGCGTATGACGGGCGGTATAGCTATTCTGCTAACAGGCATAGGGCTGATTGCATCGTTCTGGTTAGCAGTTAATTTACCCAGCGTTCCGGCAGTTTTTCGGGCCGATTGGGCTACGGTATCGGGGCTATCGTTTCCGGTCAGCTTCCGGCTCGACCGGCTGGCTGGGCTGATGCTCGTGCTGGTGCATTTCGTGGCGTTGCTGGTTCAGATTTATTCACTGTCGTATGTAGAAAAAACCGACAGTCGTTCGCGTTACTTTAGCCATCTACACCTGTTCGTGGGCGCGATGCTGGGCATTGTAGTAGCTGGTAATCTGCTGGTTCTGTATGCTTTCTGGGAACTGGTTGGGCTGGCGTCGTATTTACTGATTGGCTATTATACCGAACGTCCCGCAGCGAATCAGGCCGCTACCAAAGCATTTCTGATGAACCGGGTGGGTGACATGGGTTTCCTCATGGGCATTTTCCTGACCTATTACTACTATGACACCCTCGACCTGACGACCCTCTCCGACACCGGAATCTACGCTGTGCCGCCAACCGCCGTGGGGTTGTGCCTGTTTATGGGCTGCGTAGGCAAATCAGCGCAGTTTCCGCTGCTGACGTGGCTCCCGGATGCGATGGAAGGCCCTACGCCTGTGTCGGCTCTGCTGCACGCAGCCACGATGGTGGCTGCCGGTATTTTCCTGCTCGCCCGAATTTTCCCGCTGCTCTCACCCACTGCGCTGCTGGTTGTTACCGCTGTAGGAACGATAACAACGCTGTGGGGCGGTTACTCGGCTTTATTTCAGACCGATATAAAAAGAGTGCTGGCTTTTTCGACTGTATCGCAACTGGGCCTGATGGTAGCGGCTGTTGGTACGGGTAATGTAGGCGGGGCTATGTTTCACCTGCTTACTCACGCGTTTTTCAAAGCTGGTCTATTTCTGGGTGCAGGGTCGGTCATTCATGCGGTACATACGCAAAACATGCGTCATATGGGCGGGCTGCGTCGGCTTATGCCTGTTACGTTCGTGTGCTACACTGTCTGCGCGGCTGCGCTGGCGGGTGTTCCCTTACTATCTGGGTTTTTATCGAAAGAAGTTATTCTGGCCGGGGCGTTTTTGTGGCCTGTGCGGGCCGGTTTATCGGGCGCAGCATTGGTAGTACCGGTTCTGCTTTTGCTATCTTCGGGGCTAACAGCCCTGTATATGACCCGGCAGTGGCGGTTGATTTTTTTTGGTGAATACCGTAATGAAACCGTATTGCCAACCCAGGTACACGAACCCGGCTGGCCGATGCGCGGGCCGGTGGTGGTGCTCGCCGTGCTGTCGATAGCGTTCTGGTTTTCGCTGAATCCGTTTTCGGCAGCCGGTAGCTGGGCTATAAACTGGCTTCCTGAATGGTCTGAAGCCCACGTTGTCTGGCTGGCTCCGGTATCCGTTGGATTAGTTCTGGTAAGTGGCTGGCTCGGCTTCCGACTACGCGAACCGGCGTATACAAGGTTATTTGTACAGTTTTCAGTGCACTATGGCTTTTTGGATCAGGTCTATCAACGGGTATTCATCAAGCCTGTTTTTCGTTTAGCCGCGTGGTTAAACCGCACGGATCAGCGCGTGGTCGATGGGGCTGTAAACGGCCTGGGTATTTCGGGCGTTGTGCTGGCGCACATGGCTCATGCTTTTGACCGCTACGGCGTCGATGGCGTGGTGAACGGTGCCGCGTGGCTGGCGGGTTGGCTTGGCCGGCTAACGCGCTCGGTACAGAATGGCCGGGTACAGTCGTATATTACGGCGGCTGTGGTTGGCTTGCTGATTGTGTTGTGGTGGATTTTGTAA
- a CDS encoding 4Fe-4S dicluster domain-containing protein encodes MTYFKDIRNGIRTTLKGLSLTFRHLRHATHRRTPEGIADDNYFDLQNGLVTLQYPHEQLPIPDNGRYRLRNEIDDCIVCDKCAKICPVDCITIDPIKATEEVGRASDGSPIRLYAATFDIDMAKCCYCGLCTVVCPTECLTMDKKFDYSEFELGKLTYNFSNLTPEEADEKRALYEQYVREKEAAKAAQVAAKTIENPVSAEAAPKPKPVFRPTAKPVVTQTEAAEPAQTPPVPEAEPTPDAARPRPAFRPAMKPKVAPVPTEAEARQETKEMPQPKPAFRPTMKPKPNSPNQEST; translated from the coding sequence ATGACCTACTTTAAAGATATACGCAACGGTATTCGGACAACGCTGAAGGGGTTGAGCCTGACTTTTCGGCATTTGCGACATGCTACGCACCGCCGAACACCGGAAGGTATTGCCGATGATAATTATTTCGATCTGCAAAACGGCTTAGTTACGCTGCAATATCCGCACGAACAATTGCCCATTCCAGATAATGGCCGCTATCGGCTCCGAAACGAAATCGACGATTGCATTGTCTGCGATAAATGCGCCAAAATCTGTCCTGTCGATTGTATTACCATCGACCCTATCAAGGCTACAGAAGAAGTTGGCCGTGCGTCGGATGGGTCGCCGATTCGCCTGTACGCAGCTACATTCGATATCGACATGGCAAAGTGCTGTTACTGTGGCCTTTGCACGGTGGTTTGCCCGACCGAGTGCCTGACAATGGACAAGAAGTTCGACTACAGCGAGTTTGAATTAGGCAAATTAACCTACAACTTCTCGAACCTGACGCCCGAAGAGGCCGACGAAAAACGTGCGTTGTATGAACAATATGTTCGAGAGAAAGAAGCGGCTAAAGCGGCTCAGGTAGCGGCTAAAACCATTGAAAATCCTGTTTCAGCCGAAGCCGCCCCGAAACCGAAACCAGTTTTCCGACCAACGGCAAAGCCAGTTGTAACGCAGACGGAAGCGGCTGAACCCGCGCAAACTCCGCCCGTACCAGAAGCTGAGCCAACGCCCGACGCGGCCCGGCCACGCCCGGCGTTTCGACCTGCCATGAAGCCGAAAGTTGCGCCGGTTCCGACCGAAGCCGAAGCCAGGCAGGAAACGAAAGAAATGCCTCAACCGAAGCCCGCTTTCCGGCCTACCATGAAACCGAAGCCCAACTCGCCGAATCAGGAATCAACTTAA
- a CDS encoding Rossmann-like and DUF2520 domain-containing protein codes for MEISFIGAGNLAWHLAPALENAGHHINEVYSRQLQHARQLIHNLYDTQTHSDLNFADSPSKLFVLAVPDDALDDVCSRLVLPENAMLVHTSGSQPLASLERWMAVYSDVPVRTGVFYALQTFTHGQSFMAFDTIPLCIEASDKETEDKLVEIGQEISDTVYLITSGERLTLHTAAVFASNFTNHLLALAHDLALSHDLEFDLLRPLIAETFRKGLAADNPADVQTGPARRHDLTTISRHLDLLTNEPRLAEIYQVLTESIKRKYSR; via the coding sequence ATGGAAATTTCATTTATCGGCGCGGGTAATCTGGCCTGGCATCTTGCTCCGGCCCTCGAAAATGCTGGTCATCACATCAACGAGGTCTACAGCCGACAGCTTCAGCACGCCCGTCAGTTAATTCATAATCTGTACGATACACAAACACACTCGGATCTAAACTTTGCCGACAGCCCGTCGAAATTGTTTGTACTGGCCGTTCCAGACGATGCGCTCGACGATGTATGCTCACGGTTGGTGCTGCCCGAAAACGCTATGCTCGTACATACGTCGGGAAGTCAGCCGCTGGCCTCGCTCGAACGCTGGATGGCCGTTTATAGCGATGTACCCGTCAGAACCGGCGTGTTCTATGCCCTGCAAACGTTTACGCACGGACAGTCGTTCATGGCGTTCGATACCATTCCGCTTTGCATCGAAGCGTCAGACAAAGAAACTGAGGATAAATTGGTCGAGATTGGGCAGGAAATCAGCGATACGGTTTACCTGATTACGTCTGGCGAACGGCTAACGCTGCACACAGCCGCCGTATTTGCGAGCAATTTCACCAATCATTTGCTCGCGCTGGCCCACGACCTCGCCCTGTCGCACGATCTGGAGTTCGATCTGCTGCGACCGCTCATTGCCGAAACTTTCCGCAAAGGCTTAGCCGCCGATAATCCCGCCGACGTGCAAACCGGCCCCGCCCGCCGGCATGATTTGACCACCATCAGCCGCCACCTCGACCTGCTGACAAATGAACCCCGCCTGGCTGAAATCTATCAGGTACTGACCGAGAGTATCAAGCGGAAATATAGCCGGTGA